A genomic region of Octopus sinensis linkage group LG2, ASM634580v1, whole genome shotgun sequence contains the following coding sequences:
- the LOC115224486 gene encoding putative uncharacterized protein DDB_G0279653: MNRFLISKEEIDIVLLARKTIIEFEGKLWTRADTPNNFEIPMGSSDSAEITDLVGAYLLKCIKREIPELQGGLYRDDALFVIPSNSKSSIERIRKKINKFFKDFNLSITYEPGTKIVNFLDITLDLNSKLPYPFRKEALSKAGYNQEITFLDKESLHLPKNEENINYVNKNIDRARYKNRFMVTKNPVCKPNHKNKNIDQNISNSDKTNLDKSKKHTNKSNTNNNSRGGNNNSSNPKSNLRKYNKENIIWLNVPFN, encoded by the exons ATGAATCGCTTCCTCATATCTAAAGAAGAAATTGATATAGTACTACTAGCTAGAAAAACTATTATAGAATTTGAAggtaaattatggactagagcagataccCCTAATAATTTTGAAATACCCATGGGTTCTAGCGATTCGGCTGAGATAACTGATTTAGTAGGTGCATATCTATTAAAGTGCATAAAAAGAGAAATCCCTGAATTACAAGGTGgcctatatagggatgatgctctgtttgttattcCTAGCAATAGTAAATCTAGCATTGAacggattagaaagaaaattaataagttctttaaagATTTTAACCTTAGCATAACTTATGAACCTGGCACTAAGATAGTCAATTTCCTGGATATTACCTTAGACCTTAACTCTAAGCTAccttacccatttagaaaggaag CATTATCTAAAGCGGGATATAACCAGGAAATTACCTTTCTTGATAAGGAGAGCTTGCATCTTCCTAAAAATGAAGAGAACATTAACTACGTAAACAAGAATATAGATCGTGCCCgatataaaaatagatttatggTGACGAAGAATCCAGTGTGCAAACCAAatcataagaataaaaatattgacCAGAACATAAGTAACTCTGATAAAACTAATCTAGATAAAtctaaaaaacatacaaataaaagtaaTACGAATAATAACTCTCGTGGGGGCAATAATAATTcatctaaccctaaatctaatttaagaaaatataataaagaaaatatcatcTGGTTAAATGTTCCTTTCAACTGA